One stretch of Armigeres subalbatus isolate Guangzhou_Male chromosome 2, GZ_Asu_2, whole genome shotgun sequence DNA includes these proteins:
- the LOC134215034 gene encoding lipase member H-like, producing MSLAMVSVLALAGLIGRVECGLLDMFNANSDYNLAQSMDTVFGALQNDISYILTGDLTSTVEEDVTFWCSNGTSTKLKQVDVNDSNVGQKVNTSKEVIFIIHGWLDDMSRMWFQQLIQDTLKFTGSNVCAVNWGRLARYNYYRTAVNHTIMASGHLTKFIQYLESVGVPLNNITLVGHSMGAQISGQVGHKLGGKIGRIYGLDPAGPCFTLPRDRGLQYRLDRSDAIFVQTIITARLTIGVGVGDGHENFYPNGGVSPQTNCVIPLTSDAEFAGQILCSHMHAVTLFRLSLNPANVYRGKKCINWPAYLVSLCALNRGNVLGIRSDKSGGDYFLRTSAFSPYTVRF from the exons ATGTCACTCGCGATGGTTTCGGTTTTGGCGCTGGCCGGTTTGATTGGTCGCGTCGAGTGCGGTCTGCTGGACATGTTCAATGCGAACTCGGACTACAACCTGGCCCAATCGATGGACACGGTGTTCGGAGCGTTGCAAAACGACATCAGCTACATACTAACGGGGGATTTAACGAGTACGGTCGAGGAGGATGTCACATTTTGGTGCAGTAATGG GACCTCAACTAAGCTGAAACAAGTAGATGTGAACGACTCAAATGTAGGTCAAAAAGTTAATACTTCGAAGGAAGTGATATTCATCATCCATGGATGGCTGGACGATATGTCACGAATGTGGTTTCAACAGCTGATCCAAGACACACTAAAGTTCACCGGAAGTAACGTATGTGCGGTAAACTGGGGTCGCTTGGCACGGTACAATTATTACAGAACGGCCGTGAATCACACCATTATGGCTTCGGGGCATCTGACGAAGTTCATCCAATATCTTGAAAGTGTTGGAGTGCCCTTGAATAATATCACTTTAGTTGGTCACAGCATGGGTGCCCAGATCAGCGGCCAGGTGGGGCACAAACTCGGTGGCAAAATTGGACGTATCTACGGTTTAGATCCAGCTGGGCCCTGCTTCACCCTCCCCAGGGATCGGGGACTGCAATACCGGTTGGATCGTAGCGATGCTATTTTTGTGCAAACAATCATCACCGCGCGTCTAACGATAGGAGTGGGTGTAGGCGATGGGCACGAAAACTTCTACCCCAATGGGGGAGTTTCTCCACAGACGAACTGCGTCATTCCGTTGACCAGTGATGCCGAGTTCGCGGGCCAGATCCTGTGCAGTCACATGCACGCGGTGACGCTGTTCCGATTGTCACTGAATCCGGCCAATGTGTACCGTGGGAAGAAATGCATCAACTGGCCAGCTTACCTTGTGAGTCTGTGCGCTTTGAATAGAGGCAACGTGCTCGGAATACGAAGCGATAAATCAGGTGGAGATTACTTTTTGCGGACGTCGGCTTTTTCACCATACACGGTGCGGTTTTAG